In the Clostridia bacterium genome, one interval contains:
- a CDS encoding glycerol kinase — MGDQLILGIDAGTTGVRAVLINRQGEMIARNYREFPQIYPQPGWLEHDPLVIWSTTLEVINGVLKETQVRPQDIAGIGITNQRTTTILWDKHTGQPVYNAIVWQDIRTAERCKELNQQGYIMVAPLQCSSKIEWILEHVADAKPRADKGDVIFGTVDSWLLWKLTGGAVHATEYSNASVSGLYDFVNNKWQPDMLELFGVPESILPTIRESSTIYGYTDPELWRAKIPIAGIAGDQQASTFGHGCFELGEFKNTYGTACMLDANAGTESVFPVHGAYPIVLWGLDGQIFYGFEGTTITAGATIQWLRDGLGIIDSVEQSEALAASVPDTGGVYLIPAFMGLGVPYWDSETRACILGITRGTTKAHIVRAGLEAIAFRTRDIVECMAEDMPAPPQVLKADGGAARNNFLMQFQADILGFPVQRPKYFEASVLGASFLAGLAVGYWSGLEEIRSLLKVDRVFEPKMAAEQREELYAQWKRAVAHAQGYGIRED, encoded by the coding sequence ATGGGAGACCAATTGATTCTGGGTATCGATGCGGGTACTACTGGAGTAAGGGCGGTCTTAATTAACCGGCAGGGGGAAATGATAGCCAGGAACTACCGTGAATTTCCCCAGATCTATCCTCAGCCGGGGTGGCTCGAGCACGATCCGCTGGTGATCTGGAGCACTACCCTAGAGGTCATTAATGGAGTGCTGAAAGAGACGCAGGTTCGGCCGCAAGATATTGCCGGCATTGGCATCACTAACCAACGCACCACCACTATTCTTTGGGACAAGCATACTGGACAACCGGTTTACAACGCCATTGTTTGGCAGGATATTCGCACTGCGGAACGCTGCAAAGAGCTGAACCAACAAGGGTACATAATGGTAGCGCCTTTGCAGTGTTCCTCCAAGATTGAATGGATTCTCGAACATGTAGCTGACGCCAAACCCAGGGCAGATAAAGGTGACGTTATCTTTGGTACGGTTGACTCCTGGCTCCTGTGGAAACTGACAGGGGGTGCAGTTCACGCCACCGAGTATTCCAACGCCTCGGTTTCCGGCTTGTACGATTTTGTAAATAACAAATGGCAACCTGACATGCTGGAGCTCTTTGGCGTTCCTGAAAGCATCTTGCCTACCATCAGAGAATCCTCTACCATCTACGGTTATACTGACCCCGAGCTCTGGAGGGCCAAAATCCCTATCGCCGGCATAGCCGGAGACCAGCAGGCCTCTACTTTTGGTCATGGCTGTTTTGAATTAGGGGAGTTCAAGAATACTTACGGCACTGCCTGCATGCTGGATGCTAATGCTGGGACCGAATCGGTTTTTCCCGTGCATGGGGCTTACCCCATAGTGCTTTGGGGATTGGATGGCCAAATCTTCTATGGATTTGAGGGCACCACCATCACCGCGGGCGCCACCATCCAATGGCTGCGGGATGGGCTAGGGATTATTGATTCGGTGGAGCAATCGGAAGCGTTGGCGGCCTCGGTACCGGATACCGGAGGAGTGTACCTCATACCCGCGTTTATGGGCCTGGGGGTGCCATATTGGGATTCGGAAACCCGGGCCTGTATCCTGGGAATAACCCGGGGGACTACCAAAGCGCATATTGTCCGGGCTGGTCTCGAGGCCATCGCCTTTCGTACCCGGGATATCGTGGAATGCATGGCCGAAGATATGCCGGCGCCGCCGCAGGTGCTGAAGGCCGATGGCGGAGCTGCTCGTAACAACTTCCTGATGCAGTTTCAAGCCGATATTCTGGGCTTTCCTGTGCAGCGCCCCAAGTATTTTGAAGCTTCGGTATTGGGAGCCTCTTTCCTGGCGGGGCTGGCAGTGGGCTATTGGTCTGGCTTGGAGGAGATTAGAAGCCTGCTTAAGGTCGATCGGGTTTTTGAACCCAAGATGGCCGCTGAGCAACGAGAAGAGCTCTATGCCCAGTGGAAGCGGGCCGTGGCCCATGCCCAGGGCTATGGAATTCGCGAGGATTGA